One stretch of Arthrobacter polaris DNA includes these proteins:
- a CDS encoding MFS transporter, which produces MPLLNNARDLNNVRDTTAISPKAVGWAILALAIGGFGIGTTEFAMMGLLPNVAAGVGVSVPTAGHVISAYALGWSSAHLLVAIGAKMPRNALALGLMALFTVGNLLSIFAQDYTTLLVTRFIAGLPHGAFFGVAAVLAASLVAXTKRGRAISMVMMGLSVANVLGVPLATFVGQQYGWRWLFVLVGIIGVITMVCIWXFVPAQXAHPDASLRKELSALRRGQVWLTLLVGIVGFGGFFAVYTYVANTMTDVAGFASDFLPVIVGLYGLGMVAGSYIGGRMADWSVMGSIYVMMGFIAAVLVIYAATVHIQWMALLMIFIIGASGSMLVPSLQTRLLDVSPGAPTLASSLNHSALNMANALGAFVGGLVITWXWXFTAPAMVGAALAVLGLAIALLSGLLDKIGSKHGAS; this is translated from the coding sequence ATGCCCCTGCTTAACAACGCGCGCGACCTTAACAACGTGCGCGACACCACGGCAATTTCACCCAAGGCGGTGGGGTGGGCCATCTTGGCGCTAGCCATTGGTGGGTTTGGCATCGGCACCACCGAATTTGCCATGATGGGACTTCTGCCCAATGTGGCCGCGGGTGTGGGAGTCAGTGTGCCAACTGCCGGCCATGTGATTTCCGCCTACGCGCTGGGGTGGTCATCGGCGCACCTACTGGTTGCCATCGGCGCCAAAATGCCGCGTAACGCCCTGGCGCTGGGCTTGATGGCGCTCTTTACTGTGGGCAACCTGCTCTCAATTTTCGCCCAAGACTACACAACACTGCTGGTCACCCGTTTCATCGCGGGCCTGCCCCATGGCGCTTTCTTTGGTGTGGCCGCTGTGCTGGCAGCCTCGCTGGTGGCCNCCACCAAACGTGGCAGGGCTATCTCCATGGTCATGATGGGCCTGTCTGTTGCCAACGTACTCGGTGTGCCGCTGGCAACCTTCGTGGGCCAACAATACGGCTGGCGCTGGCTGTTCGTACTGGTTGGGATCATCGGTGTCATCACCATGGTGTGCATATGGNTTTTCGTTCCGGCCCAANAAGCACACCCTGATGCCAGCCTACGTAAGGAACTTAGCGCGCTACGGCGAGGCCAGGTATGGCTGACACTGTTGGTAGGCATTGTTGGCTTTGGTGGTTTCTTCGCCGTCTATACCTATGTGGCAAACACCATGACTGATGTGGCAGGTTTTGCCTCTGACTTCTTGCCAGTCATCGTTGGCTTGTACGGTTTGGGCATGGTCGCCGGGAGCTACATCGGCGGACGGATGGCCGATTGGTCGGTCATGGGCAGCATCTACGTCATGATGGGTTTCATCGCCGCAGTGCTTGTCATCTATGCAGCAACAGTGCACATCCAATGGATGGCACTATTGATGATCTTCATCATCGGCGCGTCAGGGTCCATGCTCGTGCCCTCGCTGCAGACTCGTCTGTTGGATGTCTCTCCAGGTGCTCCCACTCTTGCCTCCTCCTTGAACCACTCTGCCCTGAACATGGCCAATGCTCTAGGAGCCTTCGTTGGCGGCCTTGTGATCACGTGGNGGTGGNGGTTTACGGCACCCGCCATGGTAGGTGCCGCCCTTGCAGTTCTGGGGTTGGCCATCGCCCTGCTGAGCGGCCTGCTGGATAAGATCGGCAGCAAGCACGGAGCGAGCTAA
- a CDS encoding NUDIX domain-containing protein, with translation MTKQIVGAALVDSLEQPAKLLVARRSAPPEFAGMWEFPGGKLSRGNPKEALHRELAEELGIKVGLGSELQCPTSQGWPLNASATMRVWLAQVSDGTPEPLEDHDLLQWIELAGPGILELEWIPADLPIVHALRAFANNQ, from the coding sequence ATGACGAAACAGATAGTGGGCGCAGCCTTGGTGGACTCCCTCGAGCAACCCGCGAAGCTCCTAGTAGCTAGGCGGAGTGCGCCGCCGGAATTTGCCGGCATGTGGGAGTTTCCCGGTGGCAAATTGAGCAGGGGAAACCCCAAGGAAGCCCTGCACCGGGAATTGGCTGAGGAGTTGGGCATCAAAGTGGGCTTGGGTTCAGAACTTCAATGCCCCACCTCACAGGGTTGGCCACTGAACGCCAGTGCCACCATGCGCGTGTGGTTAGCCCAGGTGAGCGACGGCACACCAGAACCGCTGGAAGATCATGATCTGCTGCAATGGATAGAGCTGGCAGGCCCGGGGATCCTTGAGTTGGAGTGGATTCCGGCGGACCTTCCCATCGTCCATGCGCTGAGGGCTTTCGCCAACAATCAATAA